In Methanocorpusculum sp., a single window of DNA contains:
- a CDS encoding energy-coupling factor ABC transporter permease, which translates to MEGFLPGPWWQFWTVLAAVCVLAGMISLVRLVRRKPESLPLLGLAGAFVFILSSLKIPSLGSSSHATGTGFGSILFGPAICSVFCSIVLVFQALLLAHGGITTLGANIISMGLAGPLAACIIFKIGHLIRSTFGIRSFSITVFCAAAAADLVTYMMTSLQLALAYPSAEGGVLATFLLYLGIFSITQIPLALLEGVIIVLMMRFVIGIRPDIFVSLGILSKKETNTLLPGHDPKHTPVSKHKWLIAGLIIVLLMAALAFSFAVFGPQPGSDDLVAETLIDLGNLPVFDPLNLVSEDMHGWLFALQAGIGAAGVILCLYLLRTRAVTRGSAKKPHTIFDEHILDDVAIASPLRHISAWLKLVFCLSAIVIGVISPLPYLPLFIAGVMICAALIVAKVSPRLYASLLSIPLVFAGTGALVILFITGGGETLVDFFRIGTFHVQITTESLDLAILVLSRTFAGMCSLYFLTLTTPMTSLFEVFRNLRMPQAFIDLSMLIYRYIFVFIGEAIAIHNAQIMRGGYGTWKNYLTSFSMLVSMLFIRTWEKGEAIFLSMDSRCYDGYMALPDEGGHVTPLSVTSVFFFIAFILGLLFTEMLLL; encoded by the coding sequence ATGGAAGGGTTTCTCCCGGGACCGTGGTGGCAGTTTTGGACGGTGCTCGCTGCGGTCTGTGTTTTGGCAGGTATGATTTCACTTGTCAGACTCGTCCGGAGAAAGCCGGAGTCACTTCCATTGCTCGGACTTGCCGGAGCATTTGTCTTTATCCTTTCCTCGCTGAAGATTCCTTCACTCGGATCTTCCTCCCACGCCACGGGAACCGGATTCGGCTCAATATTATTCGGACCTGCGATCTGCTCGGTGTTCTGCTCTATTGTATTAGTGTTTCAGGCACTTCTTCTTGCACACGGCGGGATCACCACGCTTGGCGCAAACATCATCTCCATGGGACTTGCCGGTCCGCTCGCTGCCTGTATCATTTTTAAAATCGGGCATCTCATCAGGTCAACGTTTGGTATCCGGAGTTTTTCGATAACTGTTTTTTGTGCGGCCGCAGCTGCGGACCTGGTCACATATATGATGACCTCCCTCCAGCTTGCTCTTGCCTACCCTTCGGCCGAGGGCGGCGTTCTTGCCACCTTCCTTCTCTATCTCGGCATTTTCAGCATAACCCAGATCCCCCTTGCATTACTCGAAGGCGTAATCATCGTTCTTATGATGAGATTTGTGATAGGGATACGACCGGATATCTTTGTTTCTCTCGGCATTCTTTCGAAGAAGGAAACAAACACACTTCTTCCAGGTCACGATCCAAAGCATACTCCCGTATCAAAACACAAATGGCTGATCGCCGGGCTCATCATCGTTCTGCTGATGGCGGCTCTTGCATTTTCGTTTGCTGTGTTTGGACCCCAGCCCGGATCTGATGATCTGGTCGCCGAAACGCTGATCGATCTCGGCAACCTGCCGGTCTTTGATCCGCTTAATCTTGTCTCCGAGGATATGCACGGCTGGCTCTTTGCCCTGCAGGCAGGCATAGGAGCGGCAGGTGTTATCCTCTGTCTCTATCTGTTGAGAACCCGTGCGGTGACCCGGGGTTCTGCGAAGAAACCTCACACGATATTTGATGAACACATCCTTGATGATGTGGCAATAGCAAGCCCTCTCCGACATATTTCTGCGTGGCTGAAACTTGTTTTTTGTCTCTCGGCGATCGTGATCGGTGTGATCTCACCTCTCCCCTATCTCCCACTATTCATTGCAGGAGTCATGATCTGCGCAGCTCTCATCGTCGCAAAAGTCAGTCCGCGTCTTTACGCATCTCTCTTAAGTATCCCTCTGGTATTTGCCGGAACCGGAGCATTGGTGATTCTGTTCATCACCGGCGGGGGGGAGACACTTGTGGACTTTTTCCGGATAGGGACATTTCATGTTCAGATCACTACCGAGTCCCTCGATCTTGCGATCCTTGTTCTTTCCAGGACTTTTGCCGGTATGTGTTCGTTGTACTTCCTTACTCTTACCACACCGATGACCTCGCTTTTTGAGGTTTTTCGAAATCTCAGGATGCCTCAGGCATTCATCGATTTATCCATGCTGATTTATCGGTACATCTTTGTCTTCATCGGTGAGGCGATCGCTATTCACAATGCACAGATCATGAGGGGAGGATACGGTACCTGGAAAAATTATCTCACCTCGTTTTCCATGCTTGTCTCAATGTTGTTCATTAGAACCTGGGAAAAAGGAGAGGCGATCTTTCTTTCCATGGACTCACGCTGCTATGACGGATACATGGCTTTGCCTGACGAAGGGGGTCATGTCACCCCGCTTTCTGTTACATCCGTGTTTTTCTTTATTGCTTTCATTCTTGGTCTATTATTTACGGAGATGCTGTTATTATGA
- a CDS encoding energy-coupling factor ABC transporter ATP-binding protein has translation MNNNVLTFEDVRFSYPGRPASLKGISFSIKRGKKVAVVGPNGAGKTTLLLMCNGTLVPEDGKIFVNGEEIAYDRASLRDVRTRVGLVFQNSDSQLFAPSVFADVAFGPMNLHLPEEEIRERVSDSLFAVGLVDYDKRPPHHLSGGEKKRVAIAGILAMKPDILVADEPTASLDPATAAEIMDLLDELHEDGTTILLSTHDVELAYRWADEVILLADGAILHQGEPADVFTSYELMTKARMTPPVLLDLYMELVRRRILVPGIPPKGIPEMTRLIEGSCPIMTGTVYLADTDALTRESGQQMLAEHPSWHTGAMGTRAKKFCYLSEIPLEYTHGVVDKCLLSVMSGEDTLILTCGGMLDRVELRAATFAQESGIDVKVIRV, from the coding sequence ATGAACAATAATGTACTTACCTTTGAAGATGTCCGGTTCTCGTATCCGGGCCGCCCCGCCTCGCTGAAAGGAATATCCTTTTCCATTAAAAGGGGAAAGAAAGTTGCAGTGGTGGGACCAAACGGAGCTGGAAAAACCACCCTTCTTCTGATGTGCAACGGCACCTTGGTGCCGGAAGATGGAAAAATATTCGTGAACGGTGAGGAGATCGCATATGACAGAGCTTCTCTCAGGGACGTTCGCACACGGGTAGGTCTGGTGTTTCAGAACTCCGACTCACAGCTCTTTGCCCCGAGTGTGTTTGCCGACGTGGCATTTGGACCAATGAATCTGCATCTCCCGGAGGAAGAGATCCGTGAGCGCGTTTCTGATTCTCTGTTTGCCGTGGGTCTTGTGGATTATGACAAGCGTCCGCCCCATCATCTTTCAGGCGGTGAGAAGAAACGGGTTGCCATCGCAGGTATTCTTGCCATGAAGCCGGATATTCTGGTGGCCGATGAGCCGACCGCTTCCCTCGATCCTGCGACGGCCGCCGAGATCATGGATCTGTTGGATGAACTTCACGAAGACGGAACAACGATCCTTCTCTCAACACATGATGTTGAGCTCGCCTATCGGTGGGCGGACGAAGTGATCCTGCTTGCTGACGGAGCTATCCTTCATCAGGGTGAGCCGGCTGACGTCTTCACCAGCTATGAGCTGATGACGAAAGCGAGAATGACCCCGCCGGTACTGTTGGATCTGTATATGGAGCTGGTCAGAAGACGGATCCTTGTACCTGGAATTCCACCCAAAGGGATACCCGAAATGACCCGACTCATCGAGGGATCATGTCCCATCATGACCGGGACGGTATATCTCGCTGATACTGATGCCTTGACCCGGGAATCGGGACAGCAGATGCTCGCAGAACATCCTTCATGGCACACAGGTGCTATGGGAACCAGAGCAAAGAAGTTCTGCTATCTCTCGGAGATCCCGCTTGAATATACGCACGGCGTTGTGGACAAGTGTCTTCTTTCCGTCATGAGCGGGGAAGACACCCTGATTCTGACCTGCGGGGGCATGCTTGACCGGGTGGAACTTCGGGCAGCTACGTTTGCACAAGAAAGCGGGATCGATGTAAAGGTCATAAGGGTCTGA
- a CDS encoding cobyrinate a,c-diamide synthase: MIRQSTSIPRIVIAGTHSGCGKTTTSSGIMAALRARGLVVQPFKVGPDFIDPSHHSAVCGRSSRNLDPFMMGEESVRRSFVSACEGADIAVIEGVMGLYDGVDGGECASTAHVAKILDAPVVLVADIKGMSRSVAALIKGYTEFDPRLRFAGVIMTKGGSLKHKAMTTSDLPVPLLGWIPRSDALTVESRHLGLKMADEDARMKDTGAFIEEHCSLDDLLAAAANTSMISAEKSPSSTEKKTRIGVALDEAFCFYYQDNFDFLRNNGAELVFFSPVHDPLPEADAYYIGGGYPELYAEDLANSQCKNDLKRAADSGKPVYGECGGLMWLTRSITLLDGRSYPMTGLLDAECVMEKRFAALNYVVGKVTGDSLFPIGMNFRGHEFHYSRTIPDADVRYAFTLTRGDGISEHRDGIQAGSVLGGYTHMYFDATHM; encoded by the coding sequence ATGATTAGACAAAGTACCAGCATACCCCGTATCGTGATCGCCGGAACACACAGCGGCTGTGGAAAAACGACCACATCCTCTGGGATCATGGCGGCACTCCGTGCAAGAGGTCTTGTGGTCCAGCCGTTTAAAGTTGGGCCGGATTTCATCGATCCTTCCCATCATTCGGCGGTATGCGGACGGAGTTCACGCAATCTTGATCCGTTCATGATGGGGGAGGAATCTGTTCGCCGTTCGTTTGTTTCTGCATGCGAGGGTGCAGACATCGCCGTTATCGAGGGAGTGATGGGACTGTACGACGGTGTTGACGGGGGAGAGTGCGCGAGCACGGCGCATGTTGCGAAAATCCTCGACGCTCCGGTAGTTCTCGTCGCAGATATCAAAGGGATGAGCAGAAGTGTTGCCGCCCTGATCAAAGGATATACGGAGTTTGATCCCCGGCTCAGGTTTGCCGGCGTCATCATGACGAAAGGGGGCAGTCTAAAACATAAAGCGATGACGACCTCGGATCTTCCCGTCCCTCTTCTCGGCTGGATCCCGCGAAGCGATGCACTTACCGTCGAAAGCAGACATCTTGGCCTCAAAATGGCTGATGAGGATGCTCGCATGAAAGATACGGGAGCTTTCATCGAAGAGCACTGCTCGCTTGACGATCTTCTTGCTGCAGCAGCGAATACATCCATGATCTCGGCAGAGAAGAGTCCGTCTTCTACAGAGAAAAAAACCCGAATCGGTGTTGCTCTGGATGAAGCATTTTGTTTTTATTATCAGGACAACTTTGATTTTCTGAGAAACAACGGGGCCGAACTGGTATTTTTCTCTCCGGTCCACGATCCCCTCCCGGAAGCGGATGCCTATTACATAGGCGGCGGATACCCTGAACTATATGCAGAAGATCTGGCAAACTCGCAGTGTAAAAACGATCTGAAACGTGCGGCCGATTCAGGCAAACCGGTGTATGGCGAGTGCGGCGGTCTGATGTGGCTCACCCGTTCCATAACCCTGCTGGACGGACGCAGTTATCCGATGACTGGTCTGCTGGATGCCGAGTGTGTTATGGAGAAACGATTCGCTGCTCTGAATTATGTCGTCGGGAAAGTTACCGGGGACTCTCTCTTCCCTATAGGAATGAACTTCCGGGGTCATGAGTTCCATTATTCTCGAACCATACCGGATGCGGATGTAAGATATGCATTTACGTTGACCCGCGGCGACGGAATCAGTGAACACAGAGACGGTATTCAGGCAGGATCTGTTCTTGGCGGATATACCCACATGTACTTCGATGCGACCCACATGTAA